The following nucleotide sequence is from Eubacterium sp. 1001713B170207_170306_E7.
TGCCGCCAATGGCTATACCGTCGATGCGGTGGCAGACGCGGGTGAGTGGTATGGCCTGAAGACCATCCGCTATTATGACAGAAGCTTTGTGCATTTTCAGTGGAATGATTAAAAACACACAAACTGCACACAGACAAAGAAGAGAAACTCGGCTAAAATAGTATTATAAAAGCGCCCGACGCTGCATAAGGCCAAAAACTAAAGCAGAGGACCGGTCCTTCTTAAACCGGCAGGTGCACATTGCCGGTTTACTAAAAAACAAATAAAAAAAGAAAGAAGGATTTATATTATGGATCAAAAAGTATTAATGACGCAGAAATGGTTAAATGCAACCTATAAAAATTTAAATGGTTATATCTCATGTACAGAAGATGGTCAAACAGGGAATGGCACGGTGGCATCTTTAATTTCAGCTCTGCAAATTGAAATTGGCGTCTCTACACCAACCGGTGAGTTTGGCCCAATGACCGCAGAGCTTTGTCCAACCGTCCAAAGTGGCGCGAAAGGCCATATTGTCAATATTATTCAGGGCGGGTTGTGGTGTAAGGGGTTCTCTTCCCAAGATCTGACTCAGGATTTTGACAATACTACCGTTTCTGGTGTAAACCAATTTAAAATGGCAGCTGGTCTTACCGCTGACGGGAAAGTGGATGCAAAAACTATGAAAGGCTTATTATCCACAGATGCTGTCGTTTTAATTTCAGGCGGTGACAGCCGCATTCGAGCCATTCAGCAGGCACTTAACAATAAATACAGTGCTTACTTCTGGATGGACTTGAATATCTGTCCTTGTGATGGGGTCTATGGCAGAAACACCTGCAACGCGCTGCTCTATGCATTTCAGAAAGAAGTAGGCATTGATGCGCCAAACGGTGTATTCGGCCCTGGCACAGCACAAGGCGCGAATGACCATAACGTTGCGTTAAACAGCAAACAGACCGCTTTAGTTTACCTGCTTCAATATATGCTCTATGTCAATGGATTTAACCCAGGCTCTTTTAATGGTATTTTTGATACCAGTGTTGAAAATGCTGTGATCAATTTCCAGAGCCTCATGGCACTGGAGGCCGATGGCTGGGTTGGATTGTCAACCTGGGCGGCTCTGCTGATCAGCAAGGGAAATGTAGATCGCAGCTGCAATGCCTGTGATTGTACAGACCGCATCACAAACCAGCGTGCTCAGTATCTAAAAAGTATTGGGATTAACTATGTTGGAAGATATATTACAGGTTATTGGGCTGTATCCATTTCAGAAATCAGTTTAATTCTGGAAGCTGGAATGAAGTTTGTTCCTATCTTTGAACGATCCGGGAATGATTTATCCGGGAACATGGATGTTACCGATGCGAGCTACTTTACCCATGAACAGGGACGACAGGACGCTTTATATGCTGCATCAACGGCCCAAGAGTTAGGTCTTCCCGAGAATACAACAATTTACTTTGCTGTCGATTTTGATGCTTATGATTTTGAGGTAGACAGCAATATTCTCGAATATTTCAGAGCACTTTCAGTATATTTACTCCATTACAATGTGGGAATTTATGGACCGCGTAATGTCTGCACTCGAGTCTCAAATGCAGGTTATGCCCAAACAAGCTATGTCGCGGATATGTCAACAGGCTTTTCAGGTAATATTGGTGTACGTATTCCAAGTAATTGGGCCTTTGATCAATTTTATGAAACAAGCTATGGCTCTGGTGATTCGCAAATTAATATTGATAAGGTAATGGCTTCAGGACAGGATACCGGGGTTTCATCTCTTACTATACCCAATGTCGCTAAAGGACTTTGTAATGAAATGCTTAAAATTCTACACATTGATCCAAGTATTGGCTGGAATTGGAATCAGAAAACCACTATTCCTGGGCCGTTCATTGATATTGAATACAAGTTCGGTCTGAGTGGTTCATTTACGCCAATGGTAGACACCAGTACCATTCCTTCAAGTGATAAAGCCACAATTACTATTAACAACGGCGAATTTGAAAAAGGAGACATTACTACCGCAGAAAAAATTTTAGATACTTTAACAGCGACCAATAAAGCTATCATCAATGCTTCTGGAGGTATTCAAACATCCGTTGCTTTTGCCAACAGTATTAATCATGGTACGCTTACCATTTCATTTTCAACCGTTGATGGATTCCCAACATTTAATATTCAGGTAAAACAGTTAGTCTACAGTACATCCGTTGAAAACAGAAATGTTTATTTCGAAATTTCCTTTAAAATGAAAGGACAACCGGATTATCAACAGGATCTTGATAATATTGTTGCAAATCATAGAGCACTTTTATATACAGGTGGGATTGTTTTAGCGATAATACTTCTGATAGCCGCTGTTCCAACGGGCGGTCTTACTGCATCTACTGG
It contains:
- a CDS encoding glycoside hydrolase domain-containing protein, which produces MDQKVLMTQKWLNATYKNLNGYISCTEDGQTGNGTVASLISALQIEIGVSTPTGEFGPMTAELCPTVQSGAKGHIVNIIQGGLWCKGFSSQDLTQDFDNTTVSGVNQFKMAAGLTADGKVDAKTMKGLLSTDAVVLISGGDSRIRAIQQALNNKYSAYFWMDLNICPCDGVYGRNTCNALLYAFQKEVGIDAPNGVFGPGTAQGANDHNVALNSKQTALVYLLQYMLYVNGFNPGSFNGIFDTSVENAVINFQSLMALEADGWVGLSTWAALLISKGNVDRSCNACDCTDRITNQRAQYLKSIGINYVGRYITGYWAVSISEISLILEAGMKFVPIFERSGNDLSGNMDVTDASYFTHEQGRQDALYAASTAQELGLPENTTIYFAVDFDAYDFEVDSNILEYFRALSVYLLHYNVGIYGPRNVCTRVSNAGYAQTSYVADMSTGFSGNIGVRIPSNWAFDQFYETSYGSGDSQINIDKVMASGQDTGVSSLTIPNVAKGLCNEMLKILHIDPSIGWNWNQKTTIPGPFIDIEYKFGLSGSFTPMVDTSTIPSSDKATITINNGEFEKGDITTAEKILDTLTATNKAIINASGGIQTSVAFANSINHGTLTISFSTVDGFPTFNIQVKQLVYSTSVENRNVYFEISFKMKGQPDYQQDLDNIVANHRALLYTGGIVLAIILLIAAVPTGGLTASTGAALMIAVLLAINTYNN